One window from the genome of Oryza glaberrima chromosome 3, OglaRS2, whole genome shotgun sequence encodes:
- the LOC127768746 gene encoding uncharacterized protein LOC127768746 has protein sequence MDAAAGGGGEPSPAPGVGGRKHLSSIANHVLRQCSLTLDRSVDELVADFELGLKTAAVDNYSRRLVEFCILQALQVVTSVDLGDKIHDGSLSRFTFDMMLAWETPTPSDQQVTMESIAKEREDKKEPLGANEAVMGDETSLFYSDIMPLLVNEEPTVGEDAYVWFGSVFPLACDVINAQFTFEALTATTANRLHYPAYDKFLKEMDKSSEFLQKVSTPTGTELAEDEFILHIEGTAGTQRVVRHIGTTSWPGRLTLTNKALYFEASGKISYEPAFKVELTGSEIGKQVKTTSTGPFGAPLFDKGIEFELPEPLVLEFPEMTSSTRRNMWLTLIREVIFLHRFISMYSIDSPIHKWEVHSRIILGVIRLHAAREMLRMSPPPPSSFLVFSLYDELPKGDFVLEQLANNLKETSTITPLSASHVFKGLSKSHRVALSAEIAKEHDKDSNSHEQPLASLENTIGQVRDEAREVTVANVAIEGMKEEGITDSLLVLVGLVSPMSKLFPVIQKIISWEKPLVTISVLAMMVLTIYREWVGFALAASLILAAGFMVWARQRKIGALCSEVIIDTSSDKTTMESLVEAQQSLKRVHEYIKTANVVILRVSSIALARSPKHTETVIWMLTGLALALAVIPFKYVLIGVMAGGFMSNTRIARAMSNPQGSRRWREWWESIPAVPVRAVDGGGL, from the exons GACATTGGACAGAAGTGTTGATGAATTAGTTGCAGACTTTGAGCTCGGTTTGAAGACTGCTGCGGTGGATAACTATTCAAGAAGACTTGTCGAGTTCTGTATCCTTCAGGCGCTGCAAGTTGTTACATCTGTTGATCTAGGAGACAAGATCCATGATGGATCGCTTAGTCGGTTCACATTTGATATGATGCTGGCTTGGGAGACACCCACTCCTTCAGATCAACAAGTTACCAtg GAGAGCATAGCTAAAGAAAGAGAGGATAAGAAGGAGCCGCTCGGAGCAAATGAAGCTGTCATGGGCGATGAGACCTCACTGTTCTATTCAGATATCATGCCTCTTCTC GTGAATGAAGAACCAACAGTTGGAGAAGATGCATATGTGTGGTTTGGATCTGTATTTCCTTTGGCGTGCGATGTTATCAATGCTCAATTCACCTTTGAAGCCCTGACTGCTACAACCGCTAATAGGCTTCATTATCCTGCTTACGACAAATTCCTGAAAGAAATGGACAA GTCTTCCGAATTCTTGCAGAAGGTGTCAACTCCAACCGGAACTGAACTTGCTGAAGATGAATTCATCTTGCACATCGAGGGAACAGCAGGAACACAAAGGGTGGTGCGGCACATTGGAACCACTAGTTGGCCAG GCAGGCTGACTCTGACAAACAAGGCATTGTATTTTGAGGCTTCTGGGAAAATTTCATACGAACCTGCTTTCAAAGTCGAACTTACAGGCAGTGAAATAGGAAAACAAGTTAAAACTACTTCAACTGGTCCTTTTGGTGCACCATTGTTTGACAAAGGCATCGAATTTGAACT ACCAGAACCTTTGGTTTTGGAGTTTCCTGAGATGACCAGCTCAACAAGGCGCAATATGTGGCTTACCCTTATAAGGGAAGTAATATTCCTTCACCGATTCATATCAATGTACAGCATAGACTCCCCCATTCACAAATGGGAGGTGCATTCGAGAATCATATTGGGGGTGATAAGGCTTCATGCTGCAAGAGAGATGCTAAGGatgtcgccaccgcctccttctAGCTTCCTAGTATTCTCGCTTTACGATGAGCTTCCTAAAGGTGATTTTGTGCTTGAACAACTAGCAAATAATCTGAAAGAGACGTCAACGATAACTCCGCTCAGTGCATCCCATGTGTTCAAGGGTTTGAGCAAGTCGCATCGGGTAGCTTTAAGTGCGGAGATAGCAAAAGAGCATGACAAGGACTCAAATAGCCATGAACAGCCCTTGGCATCACTTGAAAACACTATCGGTCAAGTAAGAGACGAGGCTCGGGAAGTCACCGTCGCTAACGTTGCTATCGAAGGAATGAAGGAGGAAGGTATCACTGATAGCCTTCTTGTACTGGTG GGGTTAGTAAGCCCCATGAGCAAATTGTTTCCAGTGATCCAAAAGATAATCTCATGGGAGAAACCACTTGTGACTATCAGTGTCCTTGCCATGATGGTGTTAACCATATACAG AGAGTGGGTCGGTTTTGCGTTAGCGGCATCCTTGATACTGGCAGCAGGATTCATGGTTTGGGCTAGACAAAGAAAAATCGGTGCACTATGCTCAGAGGTGATCATCGACACTTCATCGGACAAGACGACGATGGAAAGCCTAGTGGAAGCACAGCAAAGCCTGAAAAGAGTGCACGAGTACATCAAGACAGCAAATGTCGTGATCCTCCGAGTATCGTCGATCGCGTTAGCGAGGTCACCAAAG CATACAGAAACGGTGATATGGATGCTGACAGGgttggcgctggcgctggccgtGATCCCGTTCAAATACGTCCTGATCGGGGTGATGGCCGGCGGCTTCATGTCGAACACGAGGATCGCGAGAGCCATGTCGAACCCGCAGGgaagccggcggtggagggagtGGTGGGAGAGCATACCTGCCGTCCCAGTTCGGGCGGTTGACGGGGGTGGTCTGTga